The segment AGGCCCAGCCACGGCGAGTGCGGGATCCGCACCAGCACCCGGCCCGGCGCCGAGACGTCCACGACCAGCTGGTCCGCTCCCGCCCGGACCACCCGTGCCGGCCCGCTCACCAGGCTCGTCGGATCCTCCACCTGGAACAGCCGCCAGTTCTCGTCGCCCCAGATCTGCCGCAGGTACGGCAGCCCCCCGCGCAGCAGCTCCGCCTCCGCCTCCCCGCCCGAGTCGGGCTTGTCGGCGGGCAGCACCACGTAGTGCACGGCCCAGCGCTCCAGCCAGCCCCGGTAGCTCTCGGCGGTGAGGGTGTCGTCGTAGAAGAGCGGGTTGCGCTCCAGGTCGGCCTGGCGGTTCCAGCCGCGCGCGAGGTTCACGTACGCCGGGAAGGCCGAGGACTCGCGGTGGCTGCTGGCCGGGACCACCTCCACGCGGCCCCGGTCGGCGCCGGCCTTCTGCAGCTGGTCGACCAGCGGGGCCAGCTCGCGGTTCCAGGCGGCCACCGGGGTGGTGCGGACGATGTCGGTGATGCTGTTGGTGGTGATCCAGGCGTTGAGGCCGACGAACGCCAGCAGTACGGCGTACCGGCGCCGGGTGCGGGGGGCCTCGTAGGGCAGGGCCGCGAGCAGGACCGCCCCGCCGAAGAGCATGACCAGGCGGGTGGCGTTCGAGCCGATCTGGGAGTCGATCACCCAGGTCAGGAACACCCCGAGGGCGTACACCGCCGCGGCGATCCGGACCGTCTTCCACCGCTTGGGCACGAGGAAGGCGATGGCCAGCCCGAAGACGAACGGCAGCCAGGCCGAGCCGATCTTCATCGGCTGGGTCCCGGAGAACGGGAACAGCCAGGCCGACAGCCCGACCACCGCCGCCGGGGCCAGCCCCAGGGCGTACGCGCCCGGGCGCCGCCGGCTCAGGAACAGCGCGGCCGCGACCACCCCGAGGAACAGCCCCGCGACCGGACTCGCGGCGGTCGCCAGCCCGGCCAGCGGCGCGGCGACGGCGGCCTTGGCCCAGCGCCGCCGGGCCCACTTGCGGGGCCAGCAGAAGACGGCGGCGACGGCCCCCAGCGCGAACAGGGTCCCGAGCCCGAAGGTGACGCGGCCCGAGAGGGCGTTGCAGAACAGGCCGTAGACCCCGGCCAGGGCCGGCCACAGCGGGCGCCGGACGGCACCCCGGCAGCGGGTCAGGACCAGGGCGAGCAGGGCCGCCGAGCAGGTCCCGGCGATCATCATCGTGGTGCGGACCCCGAGCACGTGCATGACGTACGGGGACACCACGCTGTACGAGACCGGGTGCATACCGCCGTACCAGGCGAGGTTGTACGCCGTGTCCGGGTGCCGGCCGACGAACTCCGCCCACGCGTCCTGCGCGGCCAGGTCCCCGCCGCTGTTGGCGAAGCAGAAGAACCAGACGACGTGCAGGACGGCCGCCACGGCGGCGGCCACCGGCACCGGGTGGCGGTGCGCCCAGCCCAGGACGCCGCCCGCCGGATCCGCGGCGGGCGGTTGCCGTCTCTGGCCGGGTACCCGGCCTCCGGGCTTGTGCTGCTCAGCTGTGGTCACGACCGATGCTCTCTTCCCGACACCGGCACGGCACGTTCGTTCGTCCCGTCCCGGCTCCCTGGACGCGCCACGGCGCCCCGGGGTTGCCCGGGGCGCCGTGCCGCGCCCGCCGACCCGTATCAGCCGATACGGGTCAGCTTGCTGGCGATGCCCGGCGAGGTCAGCTCCGACTGGAGCGCCACCGGCACCTTCACCTGACTGGCCCCGTCGCCGACGGTCAGCACGCCGACCGCCGTGCCGGCCTTCGCCGTCTCGGGGATCTTGGTACCGCCGTCACCGAGCTTGATGTCGACGGTCAGCGAGGACCAGCCGACCGCCTGCACGTCGGCGGTGGCGACGACCTTGGTCCGGCCGCCCACGCCGTCGTCCACGTACCCGACGACATCGCCCTTCTTCACGACGGGCGCGCCCTCCAGGGACTTCTGGGTGGCGACGAGGAGGTTCTTGCTCGCCGCGATGACCGTGTCGATGATCGGCGGCTTGTGCTGCCCGAGGACCGCGCCGACGATCAGCTGGTTGGTCTCGCCGACCTTCTTGTAGGCGGCGAAGAGGAGGTTTCCGCCGGCCTTGGTGGTCGTACCGGTCTTGATGCCGAGGGAGTCGTTGTACGGCACCAGGCGGTTCCAGTTCGGCCAGTTCTTGCCGGTCTGGTCGGTCCAGGAGGGCTTGCGGGTGATGTCCACCAGCGCGTCCAGCTCGACGATCTTCAGCCCGAGCTTGACCTGGTCCTCGGCGGTGCTGACGGTGGTCGCGTCCAGGCCCGAGGGGTCGGTGTAGGTCGTGTTCGTCATGCCGAGCTGCTTGGCGGTGTCGTTCATCTTCTTGACGAACGCCTCCTGGGAGCCGGAGTCCCAGCGGGCCAGCAGCCGCGCGATGTTGTTGGCCGACGGGATCATGAGGGCGGCGATCGCGTCGTACTCGGAGATCTTGTCGCCCTCCTTGACCGTGTTGAGGGTGGACTCGTTGTCCGACTTGTCCTTCTGGCCCTCGGTCTCGGCGGTCTTGTCGACGTCGATCATCGCGCCCTTCTCCCCCTTCTTGAAGGGGTGGTCACGCATGATGATGTACGCCGTCATCGACTTGGTGACACTGGCGATCGGCACGGGCTTCTGCTCGCCGGACGAGCCGATCGTGCCGAGGCCGGCGGCGGCCATGGAGGCCTGGCCCTCGGTGGGCCAGGGCAGGTCGGGCGCCCCGCCGGGGAAGGTGTACTGGGACTTCGCCGTCAGGACGAGCTTCGGCGCGGGCAGCGGGCGCACCAGCTGCACGACGGCCAGGATGACGGCCAGCAGCACCACGATCGGCGCGTAGATCTTGACCCTCCGCACCACCGTCCGCATCGGGCTGGGCGGCGGGGGCGGGTTGTTGGTGAGGTCCGCCAGCATGTCGAGCGGCGGCCTGGGCGGCAGCGGCTGCTGCGTGGTGCGCTCGCTGGGGTCCAGCCGCCGCGCCGTGGGGGCGGGGGCGGGGGCGGGCTTCGGGGCGGCGGGCTTCGGCCCTTCGTCGCCCAACGGCACGAACGTGCTGACCCGCGCCTCGGGTGCGGGGGCCGGGCCGGCCTTCGGCGCGGGCGCGCCGGGCTTCCCGGGCGCGTCCTTGCCGGCGCCGGCCGGGGCGGAACCCGGCTTGACGGCACGGAAGACGGCGGTCCGCTCGGAGTCCTCGGCGGGCTTCCCCGACCCGGACGAAGCCGCGTCGGCGGAGCCGTCGGCCGGGGCGGAGCCGGGCTTGACCTTGCCGAAGACGGCCGTGCGCTCGTCGGACGCGGCCGGCCCGCCGGACTTTCCGG is part of the Streptomyces katrae genome and harbors:
- a CDS encoding MFS transporter produces the protein MTTAEQHKPGGRVPGQRRQPPAADPAGGVLGWAHRHPVPVAAAVAAVLHVVWFFCFANSGGDLAAQDAWAEFVGRHPDTAYNLAWYGGMHPVSYSVVSPYVMHVLGVRTTMMIAGTCSAALLALVLTRCRGAVRRPLWPALAGVYGLFCNALSGRVTFGLGTLFALGAVAAVFCWPRKWARRRWAKAAVAAPLAGLATAASPVAGLFLGVVAAALFLSRRRPGAYALGLAPAAVVGLSAWLFPFSGTQPMKIGSAWLPFVFGLAIAFLVPKRWKTVRIAAAVYALGVFLTWVIDSQIGSNATRLVMLFGGAVLLAALPYEAPRTRRRYAVLLAFVGLNAWITTNSITDIVRTTPVAAWNRELAPLVDQLQKAGADRGRVEVVPASSHRESSAFPAYVNLARGWNRQADLERNPLFYDDTLTAESYRGWLERWAVHYVVLPADKPDSGGEAEAELLRGGLPYLRQIWGDENWRLFQVEDPTSLVSGPARVVRAGADQLVVDVSAPGRVLVRIPHSPWLGLVDATGKAVEPPQETPASKARGAAGAGAPKEYANTAGCLFKAAPDGMGDAWTELLAPAPGEYRIAAKYQLPRGTPCPEELLRTVRGTAGRP